A single Lactuca sativa cultivar Salinas chromosome 8, Lsat_Salinas_v11, whole genome shotgun sequence DNA region contains:
- the LOC111911233 gene encoding zinc finger protein JAGGED: MKSRETPLDLNTLPDDFIWDHSKQLLGDTSSAHVSGSTVSRRSRNRRKDERTKVYECRFCSLKFGKSQALGGHMNRHRQERETETLNQARQLVFSTDNLLPQPLHEVGGQSGVNGGYHYPSGFTIGSIVYPTRLFSGTSTTMLHQLPQSYQHVYSSLPSRLNITYSSEHYNSQLINDYFADQYVSTNRHSASKF, from the exons ATGAAGAGCAG GGAAACCCCACTAGATCTCAACACTCTACCAGATGATTTCATCTGGGACCATAGCAAACAACTACTTGGTGACACCTCTTCTGCTCATGTATCTG GGTCGACAGTATCCAGAAGAAGCAGGAACCGAAGAAAAGATGAAAGAACGAAGGTTTACGAGTGTAGGTTTTGCTCCCTCAAGTTTGGCAAGTCTCAAGCCCTCGGGGGACACATGAACCGACATCGTCAAG AGAGGGAGACAGAAACACTAAACCAAGCTCGTCAACTGGTTTTCAGTACTGATAATCTGCTACCCCAACCCCTTCATGAAGTAGG TGGGCAATCAGGAGTAAATGGAGGCTATCATTATCCATCCGGCTTTACCATCGGTAGTATCGTCTACCCTACAAGACTCTTTTCTGGCACTTCCACCACAATGTTACATCAACTACCACAATCTTATCAACATGTGTATTCTTCCCTACCATCTCGCCTGAATATCACCTACTCGTCTGAACATTATAATTCGCAATTGATAAACGACTACTTTGCAGACCAGTATGTCTCCACTAACCGACATTCAGCTTCTAAATTTTAA